A DNA window from Salarias fasciatus chromosome 23 unlocalized genomic scaffold, fSalaFa1.1 super_scaffold_20, whole genome shotgun sequence contains the following coding sequences:
- the LOC115383863 gene encoding emopamil-binding protein-like, with protein MDSPAPPGMSLVSLLSLLACSFQLLAAVLLTRRYGGRSSAADRWVLLWLFYDVIVHLTLEGPFVYMSLGGTVETSEGPLAELWKEYSKADSRWLVSDPTIVSIEILTVVLDSLLGILLIHAVLHDKYYRHFLQITLSVCELYGGWMTFCPDWLMGSPHLNTSSWLYLWVYLVFFNGVWVLVPVLLLVQSWLGLRSVHELRAPDRKRL; from the exons ATGGACTCGCCGGCGCCCCCCGGCATGTCtctggtgtccctcctgtccctgtTGGCCTGCAGCTTCCAGCTGCTGGCCGCTGTGCTGCTCACGCGCAGGTACGGTGGGCGGAGCTCTGCGGCGGACAGGTGGGTGCTGCTGTGGCTCTTCTACGACGTCATCGTCCACCTGACGCTG GAAGGACCCTTCGTTTACATGTCTCTGGGTGGAACAGTGGAGACGTCTGAAGGCCCTCTGGCTGAACTCT GGAAGGAGTACAGTAAAGCCGACAGCCGCTGGTTAGTTTCTGATCCGACAATCGTGTCCATTGAGATTCTGACTGTGGTCCTCGActctctgctgggaattctGCTGATACATGCAGTGCTGCATGACAAATACTACAG ACACTTCCTGCAGATCACGCTGAGCGTGTGCGAGCTGTACGGCGGCTGGATGACCTTCTGTCCCGACTGGCTGATGGGCAGCCCGCATCTGAACACGTCCAGCTGGCTCTACTTGTGGGTCTACCTGGTCTTCTTTAACGGAGTCTGGGTCCTGGTGccggtcctgctgctggtccagtcctggCTCGGCCTCCGCAGCGTCCATGAGCTCAGAGCGCCGGACAGGAAAAGGCTGTAG
- the LOC115383864 gene encoding ADP-ribosylation factor-like protein 11 — MGQGRSASSPQVILMGLDSAGKSTLLAHMLTGQVMETSPTIGFNVGMLELDKKTSLTVWDVGGQKSMRPNWKYYLDDCKALVFVVDSSDRARMQEAQKALRRVLSDENLREVPLMVLANKKDLPNSMTIREVSTQLDLPSYSDRRWEIQACSALRGLGLQQAFMSVNKLIKKS, encoded by the exons ATGGGTCAGGgccgctccgcctcctctcctcag GTAATCCTCATGGGCCTGGACTCTGCTGGGAAGTCCACGTTGCTGGCACACATGCTGACTGGACAG GTGATGGAAACGTCGCCAACCATAGGCTTTAATGTGGGGATGCTGGAACTGGACAAGAAGACGTCTTTGACAGTGTGGGACGTGGGAGGACAAAAGAGTATGAGACCAAACTGGAA GTACTACCTGGATGACTGCAAGGCGCTGGTGTTCGTGGTGGACAGCAGTGACCGTGCTCGGATGCAGGAAGCCCAGAAAGCTCTGAGGAGGGTCCTGAGTGACGAGAACCTGAGAGAAGTTCCTCTGATGGTCCTCGCCAACAAGAAGGACCTGCCCAACTCCATGACGATCCGAGAG gTGTCCACCCAGCTGGACCTGCCCAGTTACTCGGACAGACGGTGGGAGATCCAGGCCTGCAGCGCGCTGAGAGGACTCGGCCTCCAGCAGGCCTTCATGTCGGTCAACAAGCTGATCAAGAAGAGTTGA
- the LOC115383862 gene encoding elongation factor 1-beta-like — translation MGFGDLKSPAGLKVLNGFLSERSYIEGFVPSQADVAVFEAISSPPPADLCHALRWYNHIRSYQNQKGSLPGVKKPLGQYGPAGVADATTGPAPAADDEDDDDDDIDLFGSDDEDADAARLKEQRVAEYAAKKAKKPALIAKSSLLLDVKPWDDETDMAKLEECVRSIQMEGLVWGQSKLVPVGYGIKKLQIGCVVEDDKVGTDILEDQITAFEDFVQSMDVAAFNKI, via the exons ATGGGCTTCGGTGACCTGAAATCCCCCGCCGGCCTCAAAGTGCTGAACGGCTTCCTGTCGGAGCGCAGCTACATCGAGGG gTTTGTCCCATCTCAGGCGGATGTGGCGGTCTTCGAAGCCATCTCGTccccgccccctgcagaccTGTGCCACGCTCTCCGCTGGTACAACCACATCCGGTCCTACCAGAACCAGAAGGGCAG TCTGCCAGGTGTGAAGAAGCCTCTGGGGCAGTACGGCCCAGCCGGCGTGGCCGACGCCAccacaggccccgcccctgcAGCTGATGATGAGGACGACGACGATGACGACATCGACCTGTTCGGGTCTGATGACGAG GACGCCGATGCCGCTCGCCTGAAGGAGCAGCGGGTTGCAGAGTACGCCGCCAAGAAAGCCAAAA AGCCCGCCCTCATCGCCAAATCCTCGCTCCTATTGGACGTGAAGCCGTGGGATGACGAGACGGACATGGCCAAACTGGAGGAGTGTGTACGGAGCATTCAGATGGAGGGACTCGTCTGGGGACAGT CCAAACTGGTCCCGGTCGGATACGGCATCAAGAAGCTACAGATCGGATGCGTGGTGGAGGACGACAAG GTGGGCACAGacatactggaggatcagatcaCAGCGTTCGAGGACTTCGTTCAGTCGATGGACGTCGCTGCGTTCAACAAGATCTAG